Proteins co-encoded in one Flavobacterium sp. M31R6 genomic window:
- a CDS encoding GNAT family N-acetyltransferase: protein MIEIKRAHLEDLITIQNIGIKCFTETFSEINTPENMEKYLQENFNTEQLTLEINNPDSPFYIAFWDNEPVGYLKLNFGNAQTETIKDDTIEIQRIYVLKAFHGKKLGQLLLDQAIKVAQEYHVDYIWLGVWEENHRALQFYSKNGFVTFDKHIFILGNDQQTDLLMKLEIKTKS from the coding sequence ATGATTGAAATCAAAAGAGCCCATTTAGAAGACCTTATCACAATACAAAACATAGGCATAAAGTGTTTCACCGAAACTTTCTCGGAGATAAACACTCCTGAAAATATGGAGAAATACCTTCAGGAAAATTTCAACACAGAACAATTAACTTTAGAAATAAACAATCCTGACTCTCCTTTTTACATAGCTTTTTGGGATAATGAACCTGTTGGTTATCTAAAATTAAATTTTGGAAATGCTCAAACCGAAACAATAAAAGACGATACAATCGAAATCCAACGCATTTATGTTTTAAAAGCTTTTCACGGAAAAAAATTAGGGCAGCTATTACTGGACCAAGCCATAAAAGTTGCACAAGAATATCACGTCGATTATATTTGGCTGGGCGTCTGGGAAGAAAACCACAGAGCCTTGCAATTTTATTCCAAAAATGGATTTGTCACATTCGACAAACATATCTTCATTTTAGGCAATGACCAACAAACCGATTTATTAATGAAACTTGAAATAAAGACTAAATCCTAA
- the yaaA gene encoding peroxide stress protein YaaA, with protein MKIVLSPAKSLNFEKELPTSRYTSSSFLKESRQVHKVLKQQSPKNLSELMSISDKLADLNWKRNQDWKTPFTPENARPAVYAFDGDVYTGLDAYSIPMDKLEQLQDSLRILSGLYGYLKPLDLIQPYRLEMGTKLPIGESKNLYEFWKKNITASLNKELKKGELFINLASNEYFSAVDVKALKVPVITPEFKDYKDGTLKIISFFAKKARGLMVRYILDTNAQTLDDLKGFNYEGYQFDANLSKGNNLVFTR; from the coding sequence ATGAAAATTGTACTATCTCCTGCCAAATCCTTAAATTTCGAAAAAGAATTACCAACATCTCGATATACAAGTTCTTCTTTTCTAAAAGAATCCAGACAGGTTCATAAAGTTTTAAAGCAACAATCACCTAAGAACTTATCAGAATTGATGTCGATTTCAGATAAATTGGCCGATTTGAACTGGAAACGTAACCAAGATTGGAAAACTCCTTTTACACCCGAAAATGCGCGTCCGGCAGTATATGCTTTTGATGGCGATGTTTATACGGGATTGGATGCTTATTCGATTCCGATGGATAAATTAGAACAGCTTCAAGATAGTTTGCGAATTTTATCAGGCTTGTATGGATATTTGAAACCATTGGATTTAATTCAGCCTTACCGTCTTGAAATGGGGACGAAATTACCCATTGGCGAAAGCAAAAATTTATATGAGTTTTGGAAAAAAAATATCACCGCTTCATTGAACAAAGAGCTTAAAAAAGGGGAGTTGTTTATCAACTTGGCGAGCAACGAATATTTTTCGGCTGTGGATGTGAAAGCTTTGAAGGTTCCTGTTATTACGCCAGAATTTAAAGATTATAAAGACGGAACCTTGAAAATAATCAGTTTTTTCGCCAAGAAGGCTAGGGGATTAATGGTGCGTTATATTCTAGATACCAATGCCCAAACTCTTGATGATTTAAAAGGATTCAATTACGAAGGTTATCAGTTTGACGCTAATTTGTCCAAAGGGAATAACTTGGTTTTTACTAGGTAG
- a CDS encoding adenosine deaminase, producing the protein MKIFFTFLFYTLFQVGFAQSANQYFEKIRDNEVELTAFFAQMPKGGDLHHHYSGSIYAEPLLTHAIAEDFYLNTQTMTVSQEKQNGSDWVQFSILQKNGELDNYKQKIIHKWSVKDYNNVDYPSDKLFFESFMKFEPATNNNFGAGLLELKNRAIKENVSYIETQLSTIPCAIKTDDLTKYNTNLRKFAASKNEKAVMQSLDSLYTIFNQKEAKKYAADFNTNFVAKMHKELKIDDSQFTMRYQNFVLRFMEPVDLFKNLVVAFISADSSPLMAGVNIVSPEDGETSMKDYWLHMVMFKYCHSHFPKVKYSMHAGELTLGLVRPEELSWHINAAVYTAGANRIGHGVDMAYEEKSYDLMRYMAKNNIPIEINLTSNEFILKVKENRHPILLYKEFGVPIVISTDDAGILRTNMTEQYVLLAKRYKTISYSDIKQFVYNSINYSFIQDPAVKKQLIRDLDNRFKTFEANFTN; encoded by the coding sequence ATGAAGATATTTTTCACCTTCCTTTTTTATACCCTATTCCAAGTAGGTTTTGCACAATCTGCCAATCAATATTTTGAAAAAATAAGAGATAATGAAGTTGAACTCACAGCTTTCTTTGCTCAAATGCCAAAAGGTGGCGATTTACACCATCATTATTCTGGTTCAATTTATGCAGAACCACTATTAACTCACGCCATTGCCGAAGATTTTTATCTTAATACACAAACCATGACTGTAAGTCAAGAAAAACAGAATGGAAGTGACTGGGTACAATTTTCGATTTTACAAAAGAATGGCGAATTAGACAACTACAAACAAAAAATAATACATAAATGGTCTGTCAAAGATTATAATAATGTTGATTATCCTTCGGATAAATTATTTTTTGAATCCTTTATGAAGTTTGAACCTGCAACAAACAATAATTTTGGAGCCGGTTTATTGGAACTAAAAAACAGGGCAATCAAAGAAAATGTAAGCTACATCGAAACCCAGTTATCGACTATTCCCTGTGCGATAAAAACAGATGATTTGACAAAATACAATACCAATTTGAGAAAATTTGCGGCAAGCAAAAATGAAAAAGCCGTTATGCAATCTTTGGATTCCTTGTATACAATTTTCAATCAAAAAGAAGCCAAAAAATACGCCGCCGATTTCAATACTAACTTTGTTGCAAAAATGCACAAAGAGCTTAAAATTGATGACAGTCAATTTACGATGCGCTATCAAAACTTTGTTTTGCGTTTCATGGAACCAGTTGACTTATTCAAAAATTTAGTTGTTGCTTTTATTTCTGCTGACAGTAGTCCGCTGATGGCTGGAGTGAATATCGTTTCTCCCGAAGATGGTGAAACATCAATGAAAGATTATTGGTTACATATGGTGATGTTCAAATATTGTCACAGCCATTTTCCAAAAGTAAAATACTCCATGCATGCAGGTGAACTCACACTTGGATTGGTTCGTCCAGAGGAATTGTCTTGGCACATCAATGCGGCTGTTTATACTGCTGGTGCCAATAGAATTGGACATGGAGTTGATATGGCCTACGAAGAAAAGAGTTATGATTTAATGCGCTATATGGCAAAGAATAACATTCCGATTGAAATTAACCTCACCAGTAATGAATTCATTCTAAAAGTAAAAGAAAACCGCCATCCCATTCTATTGTACAAAGAATTTGGAGTGCCAATTGTCATTAGTACTGATGATGCCGGAATATTGCGAACCAATATGACAGAGCAATATGTTTTACTGGCAAAAAGATATAAAACCATTTCTTATTCCGATATCAAACAATTTGTTTACAACAGCATTAACTATAGTTTTATTCAAGATCCTGCGGTAAAAAAACAATTAATTCGAGACTTGGATAATCGTTTTAAGACTTTTGAAGCTAATTTTACAAATTAG
- a CDS encoding MDR family MFS transporter: protein MVQNQEDDLVEYGINRVIITITCIMCALLEIVDTTIVNVALNNMRGSLGATLTDIAWVITAYAIANVIVIPMTSWLSQQFGRRNYFATSIVIFTVASFLCGNATNIWELVAFRFIQGLGGGALLVTAQTIITESYPVAKRGMAQAIYGMGVIVGPTLGPPLGGYIVDHFSWPFIFYINIPIGIIATLLTIGYVKSPKYGDKLKANQVDWWGIGLLATFIGSLQFVLEHGQQDDWFNDSMILTLSVISVFGLVLFIWRELTYKHPIVNLKVLKDSNLRIGTIMSFIMGFGLYGSTFIIPVYTQSLLGWTATDAGLLLIPSSITTGIMMPFIGKMIQRGVPQAYMVAVGFLVFFLFTFLMRGVMTPDTGVEHMFWPLILRGVGLGLLFVPITTLSLSTLKGKHIGEGAAFTGMMRQLGGSFGIAIITTYLTRLNQEHRVNLISYLDQSSYKVQQTVHQLQMGFMAKGYTANEALSKAYKVLEGKVMQQSSVLSFMDIFMYLGILFLLCIPFILLIKKGKNKIDPADAMH from the coding sequence ATGGTACAAAACCAAGAAGACGATTTAGTAGAATACGGCATTAACAGGGTCATCATCACGATAACCTGTATCATGTGTGCTTTGCTCGAAATTGTAGATACTACGATTGTAAACGTAGCTTTAAATAATATGAGAGGTAGTCTTGGTGCTACCCTAACCGATATCGCCTGGGTAATTACTGCGTATGCTATTGCAAACGTAATTGTAATCCCGATGACGAGTTGGTTGTCACAGCAATTTGGGCGTCGTAATTACTTTGCAACTTCCATTGTTATTTTTACAGTGGCTTCCTTTTTGTGCGGTAATGCTACAAATATATGGGAACTCGTGGCCTTTCGATTCATACAGGGTCTAGGTGGAGGAGCTTTATTAGTAACTGCGCAAACCATTATAACCGAGAGTTATCCCGTGGCAAAAAGAGGAATGGCACAGGCTATTTACGGAATGGGAGTTATCGTTGGGCCAACATTGGGACCGCCATTGGGAGGTTATATTGTTGACCATTTTTCTTGGCCTTTCATTTTTTACATCAACATTCCAATAGGTATTATCGCAACTTTACTAACCATTGGTTATGTGAAAAGCCCAAAATATGGAGACAAACTAAAAGCAAACCAAGTCGATTGGTGGGGAATTGGACTCTTGGCAACTTTCATTGGTTCCTTGCAATTTGTCTTGGAGCATGGTCAACAGGACGACTGGTTCAATGACAGTATGATTCTGACATTAAGCGTAATTTCTGTTTTTGGTTTAGTGCTGTTTATATGGCGAGAACTCACCTATAAGCATCCAATTGTGAATCTGAAAGTATTAAAAGACAGTAACCTTAGAATCGGAACCATTATGTCTTTCATTATGGGATTTGGATTGTATGGATCGACATTTATCATTCCAGTATACACCCAATCTCTATTAGGATGGACAGCTACCGATGCAGGTTTATTGTTAATTCCAAGTTCCATAACAACAGGTATTATGATGCCTTTTATAGGTAAAATGATTCAGCGTGGAGTACCTCAAGCCTATATGGTTGCAGTAGGATTCCTAGTATTTTTTCTTTTCACCTTTTTGATGCGTGGTGTAATGACACCAGATACTGGCGTTGAACACATGTTTTGGCCATTAATTCTTAGAGGTGTTGGTTTGGGATTATTATTTGTTCCTATTACCACTTTATCATTGTCAACCCTAAAAGGGAAACATATTGGTGAAGGTGCTGCATTTACGGGAATGATGCGACAATTAGGAGGTTCATTCGGTATTGCAATTATTACCACTTACCTCACCAGGCTCAATCAGGAACATCGCGTGAATTTAATTTCATACCTTGACCAGTCTTCTTATAAAGTACAGCAAACAGTTCATCAACTCCAAATGGGTTTTATGGCCAAAGGATATACTGCCAATGAGGCCTTGTCCAAAGCCTATAAAGTGCTCGAAGGAAAAGTAATGCAGCAAAGTTCCGTACTGTCATTTATGGACATCTTTATGTATCTCGGCATCTTATTCCTGCTGTGTATTCCTTTTATTCTTTTGATCAAAAAAGGAAAAAACAAAATAGATCCAGCCGATGCAATGCACTAG
- a CDS encoding HlyD family secretion protein, with product MEKKKTNAKFIIILLVLVLSGGTYGITKYLHSQGHEETDDAQIEKNMNPIIPRVSGYISKVYVKDNDYVKKGDTLFTIDKRDYQLKIEEANAAFIAAEGGFEVAKEDIGSAMASIAVSDANVQSAGGNIETAKIRLGRANSDYVRYENLYKTHSITKQQYEQALAAKQEAESQVRILQQQQKASAFQKSVIEAKSRVSNKQTEVAAANIKKAKALLEVAELNLTYTVVTAAIDGQVSKIDIQPGQLVQQGQSLFYIINNNEAWVVANFKETQLNKMIIGQKVTVKVDAYPDYDFEGTLTSFSPATGSRFSLLPPDNATGNFVKTIQRLPVKISLSPSNDPEKIKLLRPGMNADVDVHLK from the coding sequence ATGGAAAAGAAAAAAACAAACGCCAAATTCATTATAATCCTATTGGTTTTAGTCCTTTCAGGAGGAACTTACGGAATAACAAAATACCTTCATTCTCAAGGACACGAAGAAACGGATGATGCTCAAATTGAGAAAAACATGAATCCAATAATCCCAAGAGTTTCGGGATATATCAGTAAGGTTTATGTAAAAGACAATGATTATGTAAAAAAAGGAGATACCTTATTTACAATTGACAAAAGAGATTACCAATTAAAAATCGAAGAAGCAAATGCTGCTTTTATAGCTGCAGAAGGTGGATTTGAAGTAGCCAAAGAAGATATTGGAAGCGCTATGGCAAGTATCGCTGTTTCGGATGCCAATGTACAGTCGGCTGGAGGAAATATTGAAACTGCAAAAATTAGATTGGGAAGAGCAAATAGCGACTATGTTCGTTACGAAAACTTATACAAAACTCACTCAATCACTAAACAACAATACGAACAAGCATTGGCAGCCAAACAAGAAGCGGAAAGCCAAGTACGCATTTTGCAACAACAACAAAAAGCAAGTGCTTTTCAAAAATCGGTAATTGAAGCAAAATCAAGAGTTAGCAATAAACAAACAGAAGTTGCCGCTGCCAATATCAAAAAAGCAAAAGCGTTACTTGAAGTAGCTGAATTAAACTTGACTTATACTGTTGTAACAGCTGCTATCGATGGACAAGTTTCAAAAATTGACATTCAACCGGGACAATTGGTTCAACAAGGACAATCTTTATTTTATATCATCAACAACAATGAAGCTTGGGTTGTGGCTAATTTTAAAGAAACACAATTAAACAAAATGATTATTGGTCAAAAAGTAACGGTAAAAGTAGATGCTTATCCTGATTACGATTTTGAAGGAACGCTTACTTCATTTTCACCAGCAACTGGATCTCGTTTTTCACTGCTTCCACCAGATAACGCAACAGGGAATTTTGTAAAAACAATACAAAGATTACCTGTAAAAATAAGCTTGAGCCCTTCAAACGATCCTGAAAAAATAAAATTGCTTCGTCCAGGTATGAACGCCGATGTAGATGTTCATTTGAAATAA
- a CDS encoding TolC family protein, producing the protein MKVSYLMIFGGFFIGISSINAQDKTNLKLEDAIQLAWTKSNEISLASTKVETKKQELQSVKNTQYPDLKLTGQFLQLTEPTVKLEINAGSGSFPVPDRMLIGQASLKMPIFAGMKIQNGIQLQDNLFQAENAMASKTKEDVAMRVIDYYANLYKAQRTIELLKENQKSAEQRVTDFIALEKNGIIPRNDLLKSQLQVSKIQLSLDEALNNEKIINYYLVTLLKLPTETRLTVTESDLINFPKNSVPTDEQPAFQNRKDLEALQFQEKASQDNIKIAKGDYYPAIALTGGYAALNLNNVVTLENAMFIGVGISYDVSGIIKNSTQVKIAESKALEVKNTQELLKDNIRVQVQQAITNYDLAIKQSAVYNQAVEQATENYRIVKDKYENGLSDTNDLLEADVEQLKSKIAETIAKVDVIQKYYELLSATGQLSQTFNLSKI; encoded by the coding sequence ATGAAAGTTAGTTATTTAATGATCTTTGGAGGGTTCTTCATTGGAATTTCATCCATCAATGCCCAAGACAAAACCAATTTAAAGCTGGAAGATGCGATACAATTGGCTTGGACAAAAAGTAATGAAATCTCATTGGCCAGCACCAAAGTAGAAACGAAAAAACAAGAATTACAATCGGTTAAGAACACGCAGTATCCCGACTTAAAGCTTACTGGACAATTTCTTCAATTAACCGAACCAACGGTTAAACTAGAAATTAATGCCGGATCAGGTTCATTTCCCGTACCAGACAGAATGCTTATTGGTCAAGCCAGTTTGAAAATGCCAATATTTGCAGGAATGAAAATTCAAAACGGCATACAGCTTCAGGACAATTTGTTCCAAGCAGAAAATGCAATGGCATCTAAAACCAAAGAAGATGTGGCTATGAGAGTCATAGACTACTATGCTAATTTGTACAAAGCGCAAAGAACAATTGAATTATTAAAGGAAAATCAAAAAAGTGCTGAACAACGTGTTACTGATTTTATAGCTTTGGAAAAAAACGGAATCATTCCACGAAATGATTTATTGAAATCCCAACTTCAGGTTTCGAAAATTCAGTTATCCCTTGACGAAGCTTTGAATAATGAAAAAATAATCAATTACTATCTGGTTACTTTGTTGAAATTACCAACAGAAACAAGATTAACAGTAACCGAAAGTGATTTAATTAATTTTCCTAAAAATTCAGTTCCTACTGATGAACAACCGGCCTTTCAAAACCGTAAAGACTTAGAAGCATTACAATTTCAGGAAAAAGCATCCCAAGACAATATAAAAATAGCCAAAGGAGATTACTATCCTGCCATAGCTTTGACTGGTGGATATGCAGCTTTAAACCTGAACAATGTTGTGACATTAGAGAATGCAATGTTTATTGGTGTTGGAATATCTTATGATGTCAGTGGTATTATAAAAAATAGCACACAGGTAAAAATTGCAGAAAGCAAAGCGCTTGAAGTAAAAAACACTCAGGAATTATTAAAAGATAACATTAGAGTTCAGGTACAACAAGCGATTACCAATTATGATTTGGCTATAAAACAAAGTGCAGTTTACAATCAAGCTGTTGAACAAGCTACTGAAAACTACCGAATCGTAAAAGACAAATACGAAAACGGGCTTTCGGATACCAATGATTTATTGGAAGCAGATGTAGAACAACTGAAATCAAAAATAGCCGAAACCATTGCCAAAGTAGATGTTATTCAAAAATACTACGAATTACTTTCGGCTACCGGACAACTATCACAAACCTTCAACCTTTCAAAAATATAA
- a CDS encoding ATP-binding cassette domain-containing protein, whose translation MRHWDILLSNQVDKKTFINTLLSGDIQGELSVFNSLNGILYSDISIQKLIEEEYQYDSIEATTESKRNLRTFSSGERKKEFLKYCLKKNPDFIILDNPMDHLDQASRIELTFAIEAILSSVRIIQLVNRTVDLLPFIPNKALIADNSFELKSINTIENNSFENDSHKIPIHKEVFDDRVLVKMNAISVSYDERPIIDSLSWTIKQGDFWHLTGPNGSGKSTLLSLISGDNPKGYGQDVELFGRKKGSGESIWKIKKQIGFFNTAMTDLFNKSYSLEEMILSGFFDSIGLYREPTTLQRTIAAQWLEAIQMIHLKNKIFNRLSIGQQRVALIARAVIKHPPLLILDEPLEGLDDQNIALVTQLINLIKKETNIAILFVSHRIEPNLSPDSILELTPSATGSKGIIKHHFGTEIK comes from the coding sequence ATGAGACATTGGGACATTCTTTTATCCAATCAAGTTGACAAAAAAACCTTTATAAATACTTTACTTTCAGGAGATATTCAGGGGGAATTATCGGTTTTCAATTCGTTAAACGGAATCCTGTATTCTGACATTTCCATTCAAAAATTAATCGAAGAAGAATACCAATATGATTCGATTGAAGCTACCACCGAATCCAAACGAAACCTTCGCACCTTTTCATCAGGGGAACGAAAAAAAGAATTTTTAAAATATTGTCTAAAGAAAAATCCTGACTTTATCATTCTGGACAATCCTATGGATCATCTGGATCAAGCTTCCCGAATTGAATTAACATTCGCAATTGAAGCAATTTTGAGCTCTGTTCGAATTATCCAATTGGTCAACCGAACTGTTGATTTACTTCCTTTTATTCCCAATAAAGCACTGATAGCGGATAATTCATTTGAGTTGAAATCCATAAATACAATAGAAAATAATTCATTTGAAAACGACAGCCATAAAATACCGATTCACAAAGAAGTTTTCGATGACCGCGTTCTGGTTAAAATGAATGCCATATCCGTTTCCTATGATGAAAGACCAATTATCGATTCTCTTTCTTGGACTATAAAACAAGGGGATTTTTGGCATCTTACCGGGCCAAACGGTTCTGGAAAAAGCACATTATTATCACTAATTTCTGGTGATAATCCTAAAGGTTACGGACAGGATGTAGAACTTTTTGGAAGAAAAAAAGGAAGTGGCGAAAGTATTTGGAAAATCAAAAAACAAATTGGTTTTTTCAATACGGCAATGACCGACTTATTTAATAAAAGTTATAGTCTGGAAGAAATGATTCTCTCTGGATTTTTTGATTCCATCGGATTATACAGAGAACCCACAACCTTACAGCGAACAATAGCGGCACAATGGCTTGAAGCGATTCAAATGATCCACCTGAAAAACAAAATATTCAACCGCCTTTCCATCGGACAACAGAGAGTTGCCCTTATCGCCCGTGCAGTTATTAAACATCCTCCCCTATTGATTCTGGACGAACCTCTTGAAGGTTTGGATGACCAAAATATAGCATTGGTAACTCAACTTATCAATTTAATAAAGAAAGAAACCAATATAGCCATCCTATTCGTTTCCCACCGAATAGAACCGAATCTTTCCCCAGATTCTATTTTAGAATTAACCCCAAGCGCAACTGGTTCTAAGGGAATTATAAAACATCATTTTGGAACTGAAATAAAATAA
- a CDS encoding MFS transporter, with protein MTDISPSITKNSKSILNAAVIVAALGYFVDIYDLLLFGIVRTDSLKDLGITGDAVRNQGEYLISMQMFGMLFGGILWGILGDKKGRISVLFGSILLYSMANIANGMVTTVDGYAFWRLIAGIGLAGELGAGITLVAESLPKDKRGYGTMIVASVGVSGAVAAYLVYQFFQDWRLCYYAGGGLGILLLFLRISITESGMFKQVQQSEEKKGDFLSLFTNSKRFSKYLQCILIGIPLWFLVGVLITFSPEFAKALGVQQAETIAAGKAIAFCYSGLVVGDIASGLLSQWLKSRKKIMGLFLISNLIMVFVYLNAYGISVSTFYLLCFAMGVSVGYWVLFVTIAAEQFGTNIRATVTTTVPNFVRGSLPLIILIYSFFRDRLFHGDILKSGMIVGSLLSIISLLALGKLKETFHVDLDYSESNDETFI; from the coding sequence ATGACAGACATTTCCCCATCAATAACAAAAAATTCGAAATCCATACTCAATGCTGCAGTGATTGTAGCCGCTCTTGGCTATTTTGTTGACATTTATGACTTATTACTTTTTGGGATTGTTCGCACCGATAGTTTAAAAGACCTTGGAATAACAGGAGACGCAGTTAGAAACCAAGGCGAATATCTTATCAGTATGCAAATGTTCGGTATGCTTTTCGGCGGGATTTTATGGGGCATTTTAGGAGACAAAAAGGGACGAATATCCGTTTTATTTGGTTCAATTTTACTGTATTCGATGGCTAATATTGCCAACGGAATGGTAACTACTGTTGATGGATATGCGTTTTGGCGATTGATTGCAGGAATTGGACTTGCGGGAGAATTGGGGGCAGGAATCACTTTGGTTGCCGAGTCCCTGCCGAAAGACAAAAGGGGCTACGGAACTATGATTGTAGCTTCGGTAGGTGTATCGGGAGCGGTTGCCGCCTATTTGGTCTATCAATTTTTCCAGGATTGGCGTTTATGCTATTATGCAGGAGGTGGTCTTGGTATCCTGCTATTGTTTTTAAGAATCAGTATTACCGAATCAGGTATGTTCAAGCAAGTACAGCAAAGTGAGGAAAAGAAAGGAGATTTTCTGTCTTTGTTTACCAACTCAAAAAGATTTTCAAAATACCTTCAATGCATACTTATTGGAATTCCACTTTGGTTTTTGGTAGGCGTTTTGATTACTTTTTCACCCGAATTTGCAAAAGCCCTTGGTGTGCAACAAGCCGAAACTATAGCTGCGGGAAAAGCAATTGCTTTTTGCTACAGCGGTTTGGTTGTTGGAGACATTGCCAGCGGATTATTAAGCCAATGGCTAAAAAGCCGAAAAAAAATCATGGGCCTCTTTTTGATTTCTAACCTAATCATGGTTTTTGTCTATTTGAATGCCTACGGAATTTCGGTTTCGACTTTCTATTTGCTTTGTTTTGCAATGGGAGTTTCTGTTGGCTACTGGGTTCTATTCGTAACCATAGCTGCCGAGCAATTTGGAACCAACATCAGAGCTACAGTAACAACAACGGTTCCTAATTTTGTTAGGGGTTCGCTTCCGTTAATTATTTTGATCTATAGCTTCTTCCGCGACCGTCTCTTTCATGGTGATATTCTTAAATCTGGAATGATTGTTGGCTCCTTATTATCAATCATTTCCCTATTGGCACTGGGGAAATTAAAGGAGACTTTCCATGTAGATTTGGATTATTCTGAGAGCAATGATGAAACTTTTATTTAA
- a CDS encoding RluA family pseudouridine synthase, whose amino-acid sequence MNNNIEQIEDLDEELFEHFRYEVPKGQAILRIDKYLMGMIPNATRNKIQNAATEGNIFVNDLTVKSNYKVKPLDVIQVMLSHPPFENRVDPEDIPLDIVYEDEALLLINKPPGLVVHPGHGNYTGTLVNALAFHFENLPMNSSERPGLVHRIDKDTSGLLVIAKTEAAMTHLAKQFEAKTSEREYIALVWGNVAAEEGTIEGNLARHLKDRMQMAVFADPEIGKPAITHYKVLERFGYVTLISCRLETGRTHQIRAHLKHIGHPLFNDERYGGHLILKGTTFTKYKQFIENCFKALPRQALHAKTLGFVHPNTGEMMRFDTELPQDFKDCIEKWRGYSKSHHAEED is encoded by the coding sequence ATGAACAATAATATTGAGCAAATAGAGGATTTAGACGAAGAGTTATTTGAGCATTTTCGTTATGAAGTGCCGAAAGGACAGGCGATTTTGAGGATTGACAAATACCTGATGGGTATGATTCCAAATGCCACACGAAATAAAATTCAGAATGCTGCTACCGAGGGGAATATTTTTGTGAATGACTTGACTGTAAAGTCAAATTATAAAGTGAAGCCCCTTGATGTGATTCAGGTGATGTTGTCACATCCGCCGTTTGAAAACAGGGTAGATCCAGAGGATATTCCGTTGGATATTGTTTATGAGGATGAGGCACTTTTGTTAATAAACAAACCGCCTGGATTGGTAGTACATCCTGGTCATGGGAATTATACTGGAACTTTGGTGAATGCATTGGCTTTTCATTTTGAGAATTTGCCAATGAACAGCAGTGAGCGTCCCGGATTGGTTCATAGAATTGATAAGGATACTTCGGGATTATTGGTTATTGCCAAAACTGAAGCTGCAATGACGCATTTAGCCAAACAATTTGAAGCCAAAACATCGGAAAGAGAATATATTGCTTTGGTTTGGGGGAACGTTGCAGCAGAGGAGGGAACTATTGAAGGAAACTTGGCGCGACACTTAAAAGACCGCATGCAGATGGCTGTTTTTGCCGATCCAGAAATAGGGAAACCTGCCATTACGCATTATAAAGTTCTGGAACGTTTTGGGTATGTGACTTTGATTTCATGCCGATTGGAAACAGGAAGAACACATCAGATTCGTGCACACTTGAAACATATTGGGCATCCGCTTTTTAATGATGAACGTTATGGTGGACACTTGATTTTGAAAGGAACCACATTTACGAAATACAAACAGTTCATCGAAAATTGTTTCAAAGCTTTACCACGTCAGGCGCTGCATGCCAAAACACTTGGTTTCGTTCATCCGAATACGGGTGAAATGATGCGTTTTGACACAGAATTGCCTCAGGATTTTAAAGATTGTATAGAGAAATGGAGAGGATATTCGAAATCACATCATGCCGAAGAAGATTAA